The Gemmatimonadales bacterium DNA window GATGCAGCAGGTGGTTCAGCGGTCCGCGGCCGCTGGCTTGCGGGCCGAGTTGCTGGCCTTCGGGAGCCGCGCGGCGGCCTGGCCCACGGTCGGCGGCGACTTCTACGTCGCCGGGGCGAAGATCTTCCGGGTCCGCGGCAACGAGTCGGAGGTCGTGTACGAGGTGAGGTGCCGCGCCTGCTATTCGGGCCAGCAGCTCCCGCCGGCCACGGCCGCGCCGTCGGCCCCGGCCGCGGCCCCCTCGGCCCCGACACCGTCGCTGCCCGGGAAGGGCCGCCTGCCGCGCTTGCCGCGCTTGCCGCGCCTGCCCGGCCGGCCGTAGCGACCCGGTCGGGGGAAACGCGAACGGGCGGTCCCTCGCGGGGCCGCCCGTCGTGGTTGCGAAGCTCCGCGTCGGCTACGCGGCGTTCCAGAATCGCATCAACGCCGCCCCCTCCGGACAGTCGCGCAGCTTCTCGAAGGCCCGCTCGCGGATCTGGCGGATGCGCTCCCGCGTGACGCCCATCAGCGCGCCGATCTTCTCGAGGGTCATCGCCTCGGAGCCCGACTCGAGACCGTAGTAGAGGTAGAGGATCTTGCGCTCGCGCGGCGTGAGATACCTAAGGAAGACCTTGTCGATGAAGCCGCGCATCAGGTTGGAGTCCGTCGTCTCCTCGATCTCGCTGCCGTCCACGCCGGCGAAGCGCTCACCCAGCGTCGCGGCATCGCGATCGGTACGGTCCACCGGCGCGTCCAGCGACAGCTCGCTCGCCGTCATCCGTCGGGCTCTGCGCACGTTCTCGACCGAGTCCCCGAGGGCACGCGCGATCTGGTCGTCCGTCGGGTCGCGGCCCAGCTCCTGCGCCAGCACCATCTCGGTCCGCGACATCCGAATGAGCTGCGCGTTCTGGTTGAGCGGGATCCGCACGCTGCGCGTCTGCTCGGCCAGCGCCTTGAGCACCGCCTGCCGCACCCACCACACGGCGTACGAGATGAACTTCACGCCCTGGTTCGGATCGAACTTCTTCACCGCCTTGAGCAGCCCCTCGTTGCCGATCGCCACCAGCTCCGACAGGTCGAGCCCGTGCCCCTGGTACTTCTTCACGTACGAGATGACGAAGCGCAGGTTCGCGGTGACGAGCCGCTCGGCCGCCGCGGGATCGCCCTTTTGTGCCAGCCGAGCCAGCCGCCGCTCTTCGGCGGCATCGCCTATGAGAGGGAGCCTTTGTATGTCCTGGAGGTACTGATCGAATGCGCCGGACGCGCTCTGACGGAAGAAACTCTTAGCCTTGATAGTGGTCTTGGCCCGCCGCATGCTCGGTCCCCTTTACGGTTCTCTGACACTGTCGGCGAAGTGGAACTGGGGGGCCCATAATAGGAATGGGTCGAAAGTCACGTCAAGGGAACAAAATTATCCACATCACTAAGTTGTTTCACTCCTGAGCGTTGGAGAAATCGTAAACAATTGGTTATCGTAAAAAGACGATGGTAGCTGGAAGATGGCAGGTTAAACGATTGCGGGACAACGTCTTAGGCTCGGACATCGGGCATTCGACGTCAGCCGAGTTCACCGGCAGGCGTCGATCGCGCTCCTTACCACGTCCTCTCCGATGCGCACCGTCCATTCACCGTCGGCACTCTGCGCGATCTCGCCGACTTTTCGCGGCAGGGTGAAGCGCAGCCGGCCGGCCCGCACTTTCTTGTCGCCCGACATCGCCTCGAGCAGGTCGTCCGCGCGTAGCGCGGCGGGAATGGTCGTAGGTAGGGCGTAGCGCTCCAGCATCGCGGCCAGCTCCGCGCGGAGTCCGGGCTCGGCCACGCCGCTCGTTTCAGCAATCCAGGCCTCTGCCACCATGCCGATCGCGACCGCCTCGCCGTGCAGCAGGTCGAAGCCGCTCTTCGCCTCGACGGCGTGACCGATAGTGTGGCCGAAGTTCAGCACCTGCCGGCGGCCGGCCTCGCGCTCATCGTCGGCGACGACGCCCGCCTTGATCTCCACGCTGCGACGGACGATGGGTTCAAGCACCGAGAGGTCGCGCGCCAGCACGCGCTCGGCATCGGCGAGCGAGGCGGCGTACCCGGCATCGGCGATGACTCCATGCTTGATCGCCTCCGCCATCCCCGAGGCCAGCTGATGGCGGGGAAGTGTGGCGAGGAGGTCGATGTCGGCGACCACTCCTCGCGGCTGGTGGAACGCGCCGACCAGGTTCTTCCCGGCGGGCACGTCCACTCCGGACTTCCCGCCGACCGACGAATCGATCATCGCGAGGAGTGAAGTGGGCACCTGCACGTACGGGATGCCTCGCAGAAAGGTGGCGGCTACGAAGCCGGCGAGGTCGCCGGCCACTCCGCCGCCCAGCGCGATCACGGCGCCGTCGCGGCCGATGCGAGCGGCGAGCAGGGCGTCGGTCAGCGCGCTCCACGTCTCGCGCGTCTTGTTCCACTCGCCCGCGGCGAAGGTGAAGATCCGCGCCTCGAGGCCGGCCTCCTTGAGGCGCGCCAGGAGCGCCGCGGCGTGAAGATCGGCAACGTGCTTGTCGGCGATGACGGCGTAGGCGTGCGCGGGGCAGCGATCCCTGAGCAGCGCCGGCAACTCCGCCAGCGCGCCTCGCCCCACGATCACATCGTACGAGGCGTCACGAGTCTCATGGATGGGGACACGAATGCTCGTCACGGCCCCCCGAAGGCGCGGCGCCGGCGCGAAAGGTCCCGCTCCCCGCTCCCCGCTCCCCTCGTCACCACGTCACATCCTTCTTCCGCGCCCGCTTGTTGGCGAGCCGGGCCAGGACGAAGAGCAGGTCCGAGAGCCGGTTCAGGTAGACGATGATCTCCCCCGGCACGGCCTCCTCGTGGGACAGGCGGACCACCGCGCGCTCGGCGCGGCGGCAGGCGGTGCGCGCCAGATGGAACGCGGCGGCCTTGAGCGTGCCGCCGGGGAGCACGAAGGCGCGTAGCGGCGCCAGTTCCTTCTCCGCCTGGTCTATGGCGCGTTCGAGCGCGGCCACGCGTTGTTCGGAGACGACGACCTTGTCACGCTGCTTCTGCTTGAGCCGCTGCGGCCGAGGCGTCGCCAGCGCGCCGCCGATGGTGAAGAGGTCGCGCTGGATGCCGGCCAGGAGCTGGTCGCCGAGCTTCGACGGCGGCGTGGCGCGCACCATGCCTATGGCCGCATTGGTCTCGTCCACGTCTCCGTAAGAGGCCACGCGGATGTGGTCCTTGGGCACGCGGCCGCCGCCCATGAGACCGGTCTCGCCGGAATCTCCCGTCTTGGTATAGATCTTCACGCCGGGCAAGGTACGCGTGGCCGGGGGAGGGCGTCCAGCGCCGCGGGCCGCGCCCATCGGCCGCGGCGAGGGGGCCGCCCGTTTGCGTTCGGTGGTCTGGGCGGCTGTCTCGGGGGGTGATCCGGTGTCGAAGACGGAGTGGTCAGTCGATCGCCGGCTACCTGACACTGGCGTCCGCGGCCGGGATACCGCATCGTCAGGCGCTACCCATCACCGAAAGAGCCATGTCCGAGCCGTACTCCGAAACCGACACCCGCCAGCAGATCATCGACCGCCGCCTGCGCCTTGCGGGCTGGAACGTGGACGATCCGTTGCAGGTGATCCAGGAGCTCGACATCTACGTCGGTGGAGGGAAGCCGGGCGCCGTGCGCGAGCCGCAGAGGGAGTACGCCGGTCACCAGTTCGCGGATTACGGGCTGCTGCTTCGGGGGAGACCCACCGCCGTCGTCGAGGCCAAGAAGACGAGCCGCGACGCCGAGGTCGGTCAGGAGCAGGCCAGGCAGTACGCCGAGCTACTCCAGAGGATTCACGGCGGCAAACCACCGTTCATCATGTACACGAACGGCCACGACACCTTCTTCTGGGACTCCGAGCAGTACCCTCCTGCCAAGGTCGTCGGGTTCCCCACGCCGAGCGATCTGGAATGGCTGGCCGAGCGACGGGCAGGGCGCGGCGCGCTCTCGGTCGAGCTCATCAACCCGGCCATCGCGGGCCGCGACTACCAGATTGAGGCCGTTCGCACGCTGCTCGATGCGATCGAGTCGGGACGCCGCAAGTTCCTGATGGTCATGGCGACGGGCACCGGCAAGACGCGAGTCGCCGTGGCGCTGGTGGATGCCCTCATGCGCGCGCACTGGGTCAAGCGCGTGCTCTTTCTGGTGGACCGCATTCCCCTCCAGGAACAGGCGCTCGGCGCCTTCAAAGAGCACCTGCCGGCCTCTCCCTTCTGGCCACGCGAGGGAGATGCCGGGTTCGTGCGGGACCGCCGCGTCTACGTCACGACCTACCCCACGATGCTGAACCTGATCGAGGCCGGAAAGACGCCGGCCACCTGGATCTCGCCGTTCTTCTTCGACCTCATCATCGCCGACGAAAGCCACCGCAGCATCTACAACACCTACCAGCAGGTGGTGCGCTACTTCCACGGCCTAACGCTCGGCCTTACGGCAACCCCACGCGATCAGGTCACCCACGACACCTTCGATCTGTTCGACTGTCCGACCCACGACCCGACGTTCGCCTACGGTTTCGACGAGGCGGTGCGGCACGACCCGCCCTACC harbors:
- a CDS encoding RNA polymerase sigma factor RpoD/SigA — its product is MRRAKTTIKAKSFFRQSASGAFDQYLQDIQRLPLIGDAAEERRLARLAQKGDPAAAERLVTANLRFVISYVKKYQGHGLDLSELVAIGNEGLLKAVKKFDPNQGVKFISYAVWWVRQAVLKALAEQTRSVRIPLNQNAQLIRMSRTEMVLAQELGRDPTDDQIARALGDSVENVRRARRMTASELSLDAPVDRTDRDAATLGERFAGVDGSEIEETTDSNLMRGFIDKVFLRYLTPRERKILYLYYGLESGSEAMTLEKIGALMGVTRERIRQIRERAFEKLRDCPEGAALMRFWNAA
- the aroB gene encoding 3-dehydroquinate synthase, with protein sequence MTSIRVPIHETRDASYDVIVGRGALAELPALLRDRCPAHAYAVIADKHVADLHAAALLARLKEAGLEARIFTFAAGEWNKTRETWSALTDALLAARIGRDGAVIALGGGVAGDLAGFVAATFLRGIPYVQVPTSLLAMIDSSVGGKSGVDVPAGKNLVGAFHQPRGVVADIDLLATLPRHQLASGMAEAIKHGVIADAGYAASLADAERVLARDLSVLEPIVRRSVEIKAGVVADDEREAGRRQVLNFGHTIGHAVEAKSGFDLLHGEAVAIGMVAEAWIAETSGVAEPGLRAELAAMLERYALPTTIPAALRADDLLEAMSGDKKVRAGRLRFTLPRKVGEIAQSADGEWTVRIGEDVVRSAIDACR
- a CDS encoding cob(I)yrinic acid a,c-diamide adenosyltransferase — translated: MKIYTKTGDSGETGLMGGGRVPKDHIRVASYGDVDETNAAIGMVRATPPSKLGDQLLAGIQRDLFTIGGALATPRPQRLKQKQRDKVVVSEQRVAALERAIDQAEKELAPLRAFVLPGGTLKAAAFHLARTACRRAERAVVRLSHEEAVPGEIIVYLNRLSDLLFVLARLANKRARKKDVTW